AAAATGGCCGTTACCGTGCCCCCGGCCGCCGACCCGCTTCAAAGGCTTGGTGATGCGGGTGGGGGCGTCGATCTCCCCTTTCCAGGAATGCCCCATGACGCAGGGGCGCTGCTGAACCATGCCCTGATTCAACTGTTCCCGGGTCATATAGGCGTCCTCCCGTCCCCGGTTGGCGTTGAGGCTGTCATCCGTTTCGATGGCCATCAGCCTGCCGTCTTTCGTACGAACCTTCAGGATGCAGTTGGCATCCCAGCAGCCGTTCTGGGTACAGCAGGTATACGTAATCTTCTCATTTTCATGCCGATCCATTAAATCCCGGATCAATGTTTCTTGACTCATGAATATCCTCCCAATGCGATATGGTTCGGGTATGTGCTTATGGGGCCGGGGGTGTCACGGGAAATCCGGTTCTTAAACCGTTTCATCAAAATGATGGTTTTCGCGGTAGTGCCGGTGGATTTCAGTGTGTCATTTTCCGCCGGTTCCCGGTGGGAACTATAACGGACAAGCGCTGGCACGTCAAGCCGTACAGGCAAGGGCATTTTGAAAAGCCCGGTGGACGGAGAACCATTCCGCGGCTCCGGATCACGGTACCGGAATGGCTACCACCAGTAGGGATTACGATACCACGGGCGGTAGTGCCACGGGTGATATGGGTAGGGTCCCCAATACCAGGGATCGTAATAATAGGGGGATTTCGGCTTCCTCTTTCCCCAAAGGCGTATTTCCCTGGATTCAATAACCGGGTACGTGTAGCGAAAGTCGCCGACGGGGCGTTCCTCTTTTCCGGCAACCCGGCCGATTACCGTCACCTCGCGGTCGCCCGTATAGATGGCCGGATCGAGAAAACCCGAATAGCGGATCATAAAGCGCCCCGATGATGTGTCCGTATTCATCGGCTGTTTCTGGAAATCCAGGTTTGCCTGCCTGACGATTACCAGGGTGTCATCAGCGCGGGCAACCGTCTCGATGATGACACCCCCCCAGATGACGGATTGTCCGGTAAAGGCATCCGGAGCCGCGAGAACGTCGGTAAAGGCAACGTCCTTTTGGACCTCACGCATCATCTCCTGTGAAAAGGGAGCACAGGCCACGACGGTGAGCAGAATGACGGCAACGAAAACCTGCGTTCTCATCTAAAACCCCACGCCGACACCCACTCCGCCGCCACTGCCTCGACTGCCCACGCCACCGCCGACACCGATGCCGAACCTCGGACTCCGGTTCGTCTCCTCATCCTTCCAGAGGTGATGCTCTTTCGCGGCCAGTACCGGATACGTGTAACGGATCTCGTTGATCGGACGAACCTGTTTCCCCTCCACCTGCCCCGCCACGGTCAGATTCCTGCCGGCCGCGTATATGGCGGGATCGAGGAAGCCTGTAAAACGCACCAGAAAACGACCGCCCGACTGGTCCGTCGCTTCCGGTTTCTGTTGGCGGTCAAGTTTCTTCTCCAGCACCTCGATCCACGTTTCACCGTCCTTGGCCGTCACGGCGATGATCTGCCCCCCCAGTACGACGGTTTTCCCTTTGTAGGCATCGGGTTTCTGCTGGAGCGCGGCAAAGGAGATGCTTTGGTCCACACTGTTCATGGTGGTTTCTGAAATCACGGAAGCGCACGCGACGGTCAACAACGCCAGGCATACAACGAAAAGGATTCTTCTGATCATCTCTGACCTCCTGCTTAAAAATTTTATCCCCCCTTATCAGGCAAGGGGGAATGCGTATTTTGTGTCAATTGTAATTGATATTTTCATTTATGGAAAGGACAAGTCGGAGGATGAAACAAGAAGGCCCGGGATTCCTTTCACGGGTTTTTCGTTCCGGAGACGGCGACCAATTTCGCGATGTCGTATCTGCCCGGGAACATGATGACGGAAAAACACATGTCCCCGAGGGCGCGCCGCCCTCGGATAAAGAAAATCCCCGCCGTATCATGAATGAAAGCGGCAGGGATTTTCTCGAAAATGTTTGTCTCACGCCGGGAAGCTCCGCCGGATCAGTGTATTTTCTTCATTTCCGTGACGCCGCTGCAATTAACCGACGTAAACTGTCCTTTCAACAGGCAATTTTTCGTTTTTTCGCAGCATATTTCGCCCTTGAGATGGACGTTATCCCTTCCGCTGATGGATTGGGCGGTAAAATTGCAGCACTCTTTGGAAGAACCCGGAGTCACGGTGCCCTTAAAATGGGTCACCTTCCCGTCTCCCGCATTGACTGACCTGGCCTCGAACGTACTGCCGCAGGAGGCGCCCTGATCAATGTCCAGGGTGACCTTGCCCGATGTCGGTTTGCTCCCCATCTCCTTGCAGTGCGTTTCCCGCATCTTCCCCTCGTAATGCCCGCTGATGCAACATCTGAGATGGGGCCTTTTCAGCAAAAAGTCCGACTCCTCCCGGGTCGGCTTCACGAGGCCCGGTTTCTTCACCATCGGTGGGGCCGTGCCGGCCGGATCCGCGGCCTGGACGGGAACGGCGCAGAACATGACGAAAACGGCGAAAAAAATGATAAGTTTCTTCATGATAACCTCCTCTCCTTTCTTCTTTGGCTTGTTGCAGGTTCCTCTGTTTCGGTTTGGGGTGACCCATAACCATTCACCTTAACGCCTCCCGGTGACGCCCGGGGTATTTCCGTTTTCCCTTGACAAAACTTATCATGAAAGCCCCTGCATTTCCCTGTTTTTCGTTTACGGGATCACCATTGAAACGGTCTCCCGCTCCACTTCGAGATAGAGGGCGTCTATTTCGGCCTGCCATTGGATGGTCCAAGCCAGGGCGGTCACGATCCGGCAGTAGGCCCGGATGTCATCGAGTTCGAGGCGACGCTCCCGGCGATCCTTCAGCCACTTCTCGCAGACCTGGTAGCCGCCGGCAGGCTTTGCCTTTCCTGCAAAAGTTAGGCAGCTTCCGGGAGTTTTGGATTTGGCCCATACTGATTCTCCCCGGCCTGACTGTCCTGCACCAGCATGATGAACAAAACGATTGCTCCGATAAGCGGCACAAGCGAGATGAGTAGCCACCAACCCGTTCGGCCTGTATCGTGGAGTCGTCTGACACCAACAGCGATGCCCGGAACCAGAACGGCGAGCATGTACAATGTTGCGAGAATGCTTTGATCAGACTGCCCTGCAATACCGGCGATACCTTCGACTAAGCCTAAAACGAGCCCAATGATGATGTTAAAGAGAAAGAACATCCAGTACTCTTTCCGCCGGGACCGTCCGCTGAATACCGCGTACTTCTTTAAAACCATCAGGTACCAATCCATGTTCCCTTTCCTTTTCCTGGTGGGTTTGTTGCCCGGCACCCGTCCTCACCCGTAGCGTATGCCCTTTGGTGGAGCGAAGGGTCAGGCAGCCGTGCTATCCATAATGGGTTACGACCAATCCTGCCGGC
The Deltaproteobacteria bacterium DNA segment above includes these coding regions:
- a CDS encoding Slp/YeaY family lipoprotein, encoding MRTQVFVAVILLTVVACAPFSQEMMREVQKDVAFTDVLAAPDAFTGQSVIWGGVIIETVARADDTLVIVRQANLDFQKQPMNTDTSSGRFMIRYSGFLDPAIYTGDREVTVIGRVAGKEERPVGDFRYTYPVIESREIRLWGKRKPKSPYYYDPWYWGPYPYHPWHYRPWYRNPYWW
- a CDS encoding Slp family lipoprotein produces the protein MIRRILFVVCLALLTVACASVISETTMNSVDQSISFAALQQKPDAYKGKTVVLGGQIIAVTAKDGETWIEVLEKKLDRQQKPEATDQSGGRFLVRFTGFLDPAIYAAGRNLTVAGQVEGKQVRPINEIRYTYPVLAAKEHHLWKDEETNRSPRFGIGVGGGVGSRGSGGGVGVGVGF
- a CDS encoding DUF805 domain-containing protein, with amino-acid sequence MDWYLMVLKKYAVFSGRSRRKEYWMFFLFNIIIGLVLGLVEGIAGIAGQSDQSILATLYMLAVLVPGIAVGVRRLHDTGRTGWWLLISLVPLIGAIVLFIMLVQDSQAGENQYGPNPKLPEAA